The following are from one region of the Ruficoccus sp. ZRK36 genome:
- a CDS encoding heparinase II/III family protein: MEQAGWRRYTLLAIAPPEAVQARVWIHSFEKSEVMADFDDFLLEKLPAEQTREIMEDTMSISEVGFPKGDPEQAFSEYKIYQPDGGVLRTPVEDWEGARRRVADSPRWAHWFEGVRDKTEAWMAEPRDRAEWQAGWWHNFVSPVDGAFLLWREEVPGEDTDHLMSKSGDRVEITTEIFEAWVFGVRSRNISAMVEAARLYRLTGEQHYLDWVAGQFDFYADNYEGWGHNPRQRKNSHLGWQSLEDATWLARLTEAARLIFDAVDEERRQYWFEHLLKPQAELISAQGKSIHNISTWFRASAAQVALLYGDDDLWARVVDGPYGLRQQFREGVTSDYFWYEQSMGYNNYVITATYPLFCFAALLGEGQRLETEAAIAENLALAPFAIRFPDGRLPNPADANGIIKLSEDRLGRIYRALPTRPGLADVAGEYNWDTLIDPPAQVEGEVELPPVVSRLMESSRFSLLKKGPWQVFFQFGQLGRSHSQSEALNWSAYFGDAVISQDPGTVGYGSPMSNGYYRRGLTHNIPLVGGEGQQPWKRGTLTDFDAEAGTMSARQSWYRDGVEAERSLSLDGDTLIDSVVIKVSEAAAEGKPLGLALHLEGSAQLGDAFRPVSPEDFQKDLPESFKYWKDVSAAHFEDTATVPVVFDGGLVLDVTFACPGSFTLYVASAPGVPPTRHTAFYLESEQTRHARFVTTLTPAQ, from the coding sequence ATGGAACAAGCTGGATGGAGACGCTATACGCTGCTGGCGATTGCGCCTCCCGAGGCTGTGCAGGCTCGCGTATGGATTCACTCTTTCGAGAAGTCCGAAGTGATGGCAGACTTTGATGACTTTCTTCTGGAAAAACTCCCTGCCGAGCAAACGCGTGAAATCATGGAAGATACGATGAGCATCAGTGAGGTCGGGTTTCCCAAAGGCGATCCCGAGCAGGCCTTCAGCGAATACAAGATCTACCAGCCCGATGGTGGCGTACTGCGCACCCCGGTGGAGGACTGGGAGGGCGCACGTCGCCGCGTGGCCGACTCTCCGCGGTGGGCGCATTGGTTCGAGGGTGTGCGGGACAAGACCGAGGCCTGGATGGCCGAGCCGCGCGACCGCGCCGAGTGGCAGGCCGGCTGGTGGCATAACTTTGTCAGCCCGGTGGACGGGGCTTTTCTGCTCTGGCGAGAGGAGGTCCCCGGAGAGGATACCGACCACCTGATGAGTAAGAGCGGAGATCGTGTGGAGATCACCACGGAGATTTTCGAGGCCTGGGTCTTTGGGGTGCGCTCCCGAAACATCTCCGCCATGGTCGAGGCGGCCAGGCTCTATCGGCTGACCGGTGAGCAGCACTATCTGGACTGGGTGGCCGGGCAGTTCGATTTTTATGCGGATAACTACGAGGGGTGGGGGCATAACCCGCGCCAGCGCAAGAACTCGCACCTCGGGTGGCAATCGCTGGAGGACGCCACTTGGCTAGCCCGCCTGACGGAGGCGGCTCGTTTGATCTTTGACGCGGTGGATGAGGAGCGGCGGCAGTATTGGTTTGAGCATCTGCTCAAGCCACAGGCTGAGTTGATTAGCGCTCAGGGCAAAAGCATTCACAATATCTCCACCTGGTTCCGGGCCAGTGCGGCGCAAGTGGCGCTGCTCTATGGAGACGACGATCTGTGGGCGCGTGTGGTCGATGGCCCCTATGGGCTGCGCCAGCAGTTCCGCGAAGGCGTTACCAGCGATTACTTCTGGTACGAGCAGTCCATGGGGTACAATAACTACGTGATCACGGCGACGTATCCTCTCTTCTGCTTCGCGGCTCTGCTCGGTGAAGGTCAGCGCCTGGAGACCGAGGCGGCCATCGCGGAAAACCTGGCTCTGGCACCCTTTGCCATCCGCTTCCCGGACGGGCGCCTGCCCAACCCGGCCGACGCCAACGGTATCATCAAGCTGAGCGAAGATCGACTGGGGCGGATTTACCGGGCACTGCCAACGCGGCCCGGTCTGGCAGATGTCGCCGGGGAGTATAACTGGGATACTCTGATTGATCCGCCCGCGCAGGTGGAGGGAGAGGTGGAGCTTCCGCCGGTCGTCTCGCGCCTGATGGAGAGCTCCCGCTTTTCCCTGCTGAAAAAGGGCCCTTGGCAGGTCTTCTTCCAGTTCGGGCAGTTGGGGCGCTCACACTCGCAGTCTGAGGCGCTCAACTGGTCCGCCTATTTCGGGGATGCGGTGATCTCGCAAGACCCCGGCACCGTCGGCTACGGCTCTCCGATGAGCAACGGCTACTACCGCCGCGGACTCACGCACAATATCCCGCTGGTCGGCGGAGAAGGGCAGCAGCCCTGGAAGCGTGGCACGCTGACGGACTTCGATGCGGAGGCGGGCACAATGTCGGCGCGGCAGTCCTGGTATCGGGATGGTGTTGAGGCTGAGCGCAGCCTGAGCCTGGATGGGGATACCTTAATCGACAGTGTCGTGATAAAGGTCTCCGAAGCCGCTGCCGAGGGTAAGCCGCTCGGTCTCGCCCTGCACCTGGAGGGTAGCGCGCAGTTAGGCGACGCATTCCGCCCGGTCTCACCGGAGGATTTTCAAAAGGACCTGCCCGAGTCTTTCAAGTACTGGAAGGATGTGTCGGCCGCGCACTTTGAAGACACGGCGACGGTTCCGGTCGTCTTCGACGGCGGTCTTGTGCTGGATGTTACTTTCGCCTGTCCGGGCTCCTTTACGCTCTATGTGGCGAGCGCGCCCGGCGTGCCTCCGACACGCCACACGGCCTTCTATCTGGAGTCGGAGCAGACGCGCCACGCGCGCTTCGTGACCACGCTGACTCCTGCGCAGTAG
- a CDS encoding helix-turn-helix transcriptional regulator, with amino-acid sequence MPPITKEFLNQWIADKGMTQVEFGELVGWDKYAIHGVLSGKRKIKAPEQRLLNLLIFGKLPHGYAKADTTLEFSNNE; translated from the coding sequence ATGCCCCCCATTACCAAGGAATTTCTCAATCAGTGGATCGCTGACAAAGGCATGACTCAGGTTGAATTTGGGGAGCTGGTCGGTTGGGACAAATACGCCATCCATGGCGTTCTCAGTGGCAAACGAAAGATAAAGGCTCCGGAGCAACGCCTGCTGAATCTACTCATCTTCGGTAAGCTTCCCCATGGATATGCCAAGGCGGACACGACGCTGGAATTCAGCAATAATGAATGA
- a CDS encoding SGNH/GDSL hydrolase family protein, with translation MNVIIKLEKHLNQKQCESFREQARLHGRTLSEHAAHLLFSPEAPGAAPSQDGLGKRTHASDWSLTGKKKWYLLLGLVLFFAVSEVVCRYWVGLGDPPLSIAHPAIEYMFKPSCTYSRFGNRFSTNAYGMRSDDISSQRQGNEVRLLVLGDSIPNGGNLTDQDELATEILKKQLGKQMRVPVYVGNVSAGSWGPPNLLAYVKQYGTFEADAAVIVLNREDIDDFPTFAPLNPHTHPTVSPHSALGELCTRYALPRLAAILKRTPQAEKEKEHEVGPNCLPELGELIEKLKADGVVVAVLYHPSRREVEVDGNFKPDRAYDEFAQYCDEIGVPFFCLDQRYKEAVRSGQNPFRDGMHPNAYGQALMAEEIMGILQSQGIVSQWSERN, from the coding sequence ATGAACGTAATCATAAAACTGGAAAAACACTTAAATCAGAAACAATGCGAAAGCTTCCGGGAACAAGCTCGCCTGCATGGCCGCACGTTATCTGAGCATGCCGCTCATCTGTTATTTTCCCCCGAGGCACCGGGGGCAGCTCCGTCCCAGGATGGTCTAGGAAAAAGAACACACGCCTCAGACTGGAGCCTCACGGGCAAGAAAAAATGGTATCTGTTGCTGGGGCTGGTACTTTTCTTCGCAGTGAGCGAAGTGGTGTGTCGTTACTGGGTTGGGCTCGGCGATCCGCCGCTTTCCATCGCGCATCCTGCGATCGAGTACATGTTCAAGCCCTCGTGCACCTACTCGCGTTTTGGCAACCGTTTTTCGACTAACGCCTACGGGATGCGTTCAGATGACATTTCGTCACAGCGTCAGGGCAACGAGGTGCGTTTGCTGGTGCTGGGAGACTCGATCCCGAACGGTGGCAACCTGACCGACCAGGACGAACTGGCCACGGAAATCCTTAAAAAACAGCTTGGAAAGCAGATGAGAGTCCCCGTTTACGTGGGTAATGTTTCTGCCGGTTCCTGGGGGCCGCCGAATCTGCTCGCTTATGTCAAGCAATACGGCACGTTCGAGGCGGATGCGGCTGTCATCGTCCTTAATCGTGAAGACATTGACGACTTCCCAACCTTTGCGCCGCTTAATCCCCATACTCATCCTACAGTCTCTCCGCATTCGGCCCTAGGGGAGCTATGCACTCGATACGCGCTGCCGAGGCTCGCCGCTATACTGAAACGCACCCCGCAAGCAGAAAAGGAGAAGGAGCATGAAGTGGGCCCGAACTGCCTGCCTGAACTTGGGGAACTCATCGAAAAGCTCAAGGCCGATGGGGTCGTTGTCGCGGTCCTCTATCATCCTTCCCGGCGGGAAGTTGAAGTGGACGGTAATTTTAAGCCAGACCGGGCCTATGATGAGTTCGCGCAGTACTGTGACGAGATCGGTGTTCCTTTCTTCTGTTTGGATCAGCGCTACAAGGAGGCCGTTCGCTCTGGACAAAATCCGTTCCGCGACGGGATGCATCCGAATGCCTATGGGCAAGCCTTGATGGCTGAAGAGATTATGGGAATTCTGCAGTCGCAAGGGATCGTCAGCCAATGGTCTGAGCGAAATTGA